The nucleotide sequence GTTGATTCGAGTTGGGTTTAGGAAAAAGGGGGAAGGGCAGAATGAAAGGCGATCCGTTAAAAGCGACACTCTTGAGCGTGAAGATCATCCCCAACGTCAATCCGGAGATGGCGGCCTCTCTGGGGCTGCGGCCGGATCAGCGCAGCGTCGGGCTGGTCACGGCGGACAGCGACGACGTGACCTATACGGCCCTGGACGAGGCGACGAAGAAAGCCGACGTGGCGGTGGTGTACGCAAAGTCCTTCTACGCCGGCGCCGCCAACGCCAATACCAAACTGGCGGGGGAGATCATCGGGATCATCGCGGGGCCGAACCCGGCGGAGATCCGCAGCGGCCTGAACGCCATATCCGATTTTATCGAGAACGAGGCCTGGTTTGTCTCGGCGAACGAGGACAATACGATACCCTATTACGCGCACTGCATCTCCCGGACCGGCAGCTATCTCTCCAAGGTCGCGGGGGTCCCGGAGGGCGACGCCCTCGCCTACCTCATCGCGCCCCCGCTCGAGGCCATGTACGCGCTCGATGCCGCACTCAAGGCGGCGGACGTGAAGTTGGCGGCCTTCTACGGCCCTCCCTCCGAGACGAACTTCGGCGGAGGGCTGCTGACGGGCTCCCAGTCCGCGTGCAAGGCGGCCTGCGACGCCTTCGCCCAGGCCGTTATCTTCGTGGCGGAAAACCCCGTCCTCTACTGATGGAACCGTCTTTAGGGCTCGGATGACCGTCGTGCGGACCGGTGCGCTGGGGATGATCGAGACGCGGGGCCTGCTGGGGGCCATAGAGGCCGCGGATGCGGCCCTGAAGAGCGCGTCGGTCTCCCTGATCGGCGCCCGAAAGGCAGGGGGTGGATTGATCACGGTCCTTCTCTCCGGCGATGTAGCCGCCGTCCGGTCAGCCCTGGACGCGGCGAGCGCGTCCCTGTCCAAGCTGGGCATCGGGTTCTCGGCGCACGTTATCCCGCGGCTGGATCCCGAGGCATGGAGTCTCACTGAGGATGTGGGGCTCACCGATGCTGCGGGGCTCGCCCTCCCCCAGGAGCCCGGTGATGCTGCCGGCGCCCCGTTCCGGGAGGACGCGGCGAGGCCGGAGTCCTTCCTGAACGGGAAGGGCGAGGTGGACGGGCCGAATGGGGGGAGCCTGGGCGGCACGGCAACCGCG is from uncultured Fretibacterium sp. and encodes:
- the eutL gene encoding ethanolamine utilization microcompartment protein EutL → MKGDPLKATLLSVKIIPNVNPEMAASLGLRPDQRSVGLVTADSDDVTYTALDEATKKADVAVVYAKSFYAGAANANTKLAGEIIGIIAGPNPAEIRSGLNAISDFIENEAWFVSANEDNTIPYYAHCISRTGSYLSKVAGVPEGDALAYLIAPPLEAMYALDAALKAADVKLAAFYGPPSETNFGGGLLTGSQSACKAACDAFAQAVIFVAENPVLY
- a CDS encoding BMC domain-containing protein, which translates into the protein MRTGALGMIETRGLLGAIEAADAALKSASVSLIGARKAGGGLITVLLSGDVAAVRSALDAASASLSKLGIGFSAHVIPRLDPEAWSLTEDVGLTDAAGLALPQEPGDAAGAPFREDAARPESFLNGKGEVDGPNGGSLGGTATAVPLAVSLRDGLRRMTVAELRRLAREVSLDTLTRRQIRDANKKELVARLGTFFERSGEENRALAWEKVGKLLQKNGVMRRDAD